The Calypte anna isolate BGI_N300 chromosome 20, bCalAnn1_v1.p, whole genome shotgun sequence genome includes a region encoding these proteins:
- the SLCO4A1 gene encoding solute carrier organic anion transporter family member 4A1: MAMPQNSTGENGFCFPQTLDFSHPSPPPGATARTLESPGGQEACDTPLSNGTVSSGLPSPSSSQPLCSTSPEEEETQFGQGIKYVSSEGEEPACGWGDFTPGCLQLFNTSKGVLFFLCVASFLQGMTVNGFVNTVITSIERRFDLRSYQSGLIASSYDLAACACLTFVSYFGGNGHKPRWLGFGVLVMGLGSLLFSLPHFTAGRYETLSGSQLGVCGGNWSLPCSRDASSLSGYRFVFMLGQFLHGMGATPLYTLGVTYLDENVKSNYSPVYIAVFYTAAILGPAVGYLVGGMFLNIYTEIGRETDIAPENTLWVGAWWIGFLGAGAASLLISIPILGYPQRLPGSQRYTVMRVSEAHQLKDGSHKKASDPDFGKTVKDLPRSVLLLLKNPTFIFLCLAGATEATLIAGMSTFGPKFLESQFSLSASEAATFFGYLVVPAGGGGTFLGGFLVNKFKLRCSGIIKLCLVCTVSSLLAIFIFFIHCPNMPMAGVTQVYKGSALPAGHLNLTASCNAECGCLQETYSPVCGSDDIMYYSPCHAGCKKVAENLRNGKKVYQECSCVEEPFLPSPGNAEAGKCTSSCEKRPLLLFFIFLVILFTFLSSIPALTATLRCVSDRQRSFALGIQWIVVRTLGGIPGPIAFGSMIDKSCLLWQNQCGEQGSCYVYQNSAMSRYTLIAGLVYKVLGTTFFIVACFLYKPPPSESAVGSSDASENGNSDLQEQKPSLPAEEDI, from the exons ATGGCAATGCCCCAGAACTCAACTGGAGAAAATGGCTTTTGTTTCCCTCAAACCCTTGACTTCTCCcacccatctcctcctcctggtgCTACTGCTCGGACCCTCGAGTCCCCAGGTGGGCAGGAGGCGTGTGACACCCCCCTGAGCAACGGCACCGTGTCCTCCGGCCTGCCCAGCCCTTCCAGCTCccaacccctctgctccacCAGCCCTGAAGAGGAGGAAACCCAGTTTGGGCAAGGGATCAAATACGTCTCGTCCGAAGGGGAGGAACCGGCGTGCGGCTGGGGGGACTTCACCCCGGGGTGCCTGCAGCTTTTCAACACCTCCAAGGGCGTCTTGTTCTTCCTCTGCGTCGCCTCCTTCCTGCAGGGCATGACGGTCAACGGCTTCGTCAACACCGTCATCACCTCCATCGAGCGGCGCTTCGACCTCCGCAGCTACCAGAGCGGCCTCATCGCCAGCTCCTACGAcctggcagcctgtgcctgcCTGACCTTCGTCAGCTACTTTGGGGGGAACGGCCACAAACCCCgatggttgggttttggggtgctggtCATGGGTTTGggctccctcctcttctccttgcCCCACTTCACCGCAGGGCGCTACGAGACGCTTTCGGGTTCCCAGCTGGGGGTCTGCGGGGGCAACTGGAGCTTGCCCTGCTCCCGGGATGCTTCCAGCCTCTCCGGGTATAGGTTTGTCTTCATGCTGGGGCAGTTCCTGCATGGGATGGGAGCCACGCCGCTCTATACGCTCGGTGTCACCTATTTAGATGAAAACGTCAAAAGTAACTATTCCCCCGTGTACATTG ctgtTTTCTACACTGCTGCAATCCTTGGGCCTGCAGTGGGTTATCTGGTAGGAGGAAtgtttctaaatatttataCTGAAATTGGAAGAGA GACTGACATTGCCCCGGAGAACACCCTGTGGGTGGGGGCATGGTGGATTGGCTTCCTCGGGGCTGGAGCAGCCTCCCTcctcatctccatccccatcctggGATACCCCCAGCGCCTCCCAG GATCCCAGCGCTACACGGTCATGAGGGTGTCAGAGGCTCATCAGCTAAAAGATGGGAGCCACAAAAAAGCATCAGATCCAGACTTTGGGAAAACAGTGAAAGATCTACCTCG atcagtgctgttgcttcTGAAGAACCCCaccttcatcttcctctgctTAGCAGGAGCCACTGAAGCCACCCTCATTGCTGGGATGTCCACATTTGGCCCCAAGTTCCTGGAATCTCAGTTTAGTTTAAGTGCCTCTGAAGCTGCTACCTTTTTTG gttaCCTGGTTgtgccagcaggaggaggaggcacaTTCCTGGGAGGATTCCTTGTGAATAAATTTAAACTCCGCTGTTCAGGAATCATCAAGCTGTGTTTAGTCTGCACAGTCTCGAGTCTGCTGgcaatattcattttttttattcattgcCCCAACATGCCAATGGCAGGAGTCACCCAGGTGTACAAGGGAAG TGCTTTGCCTGCTGGCCACCTAAACCTGACAGCATCCTGCAATGCTGAGTGTGGCTGTCTCCAGGAGACCTACAGCCCTGTCTGTGGGAGTGATGACATTATGTATTACTCCCCCTGCCATGCTGGCTGCAAAAAAGTGGCTGAAAACCTCAGGAATGGCAAGAAG GTCTATCAGGAGTGTAGCTGTGTTGAGGAACCtttcctgcccagccctggcaatgcagaggcagggaaatgCACTTCCTCTTGTGAGAAAAGGCCCCTGCTCCTCTTCTTCATATTTTTGGTGATCCTCTTCACCTTCCTGAGCAGCATTCCTGCCCTGACTGCCACCCTGAG GTGTGTGTCTGACAGGCAAAGGTCATTTGCTCTGGGGATCCAGTGGATTGTGGTACGAACCCTAG GAGGCATCCCTGGCCCCATTGCCTTTGGGTCCATGATTGATAAATCCTGCCTGCTCTGGCAGAACCAGTGTGGTGAGCAAGGTTCTTGCTATGTTTACCAGAACTCAGCCATGAGCAGATACACCCTCATCGCTGGACTGGTCTACAAG GTGCTTGGGACAACCTTCTTTATAGTTGCCTGTTTTCTCTACAAACCCCCACCATCGGAGTCAGCAGTGGGCAGCTCAGATGCATCTGAAAATGGCAACTCTGACCTCCAGGAACAGAAACCTTCCCTGCCAGCTGAAGAGGATATCTAG